The sequence GTACGTATTTGacgattaaatttttattttgtttgatctCATTGATCCTTCTGGCAACAAATGGTGTTAGTAATTTAGTTGAGTTAATCCAATCAATAACAATTTGACTGTCTGTccataatatttgtttagttatattaaaatcaatgaatttaagAACATATTGTATTAATCGGCTTCCAATCAATACGCCCAACAGCTCTAAACGAGGGATTTTTAGATTTTCTTGGTCTTTTATCGGTACTAATCTCGACTTTCCAATAACAAAACTTTTCTGATCATTTCCAACGATATAAACTACAGCTGCATAGGCTCTTGTTGAAGAGTCCGTGAAACAATGAATTTCAAAGTCGTTACATTGAGGATTCTTCATATAGCATCTAGCTAAATTTATTTCCTTGACTCCTTCCAAGTCTTCTTTAATATCCTTCCATTTTTCAACGATATCCTTGGGTAATGGTGAGTCccattttattttcatcttcCACAGGTCCTGCAGTAAGATTTTAGCAGCTAACAGAGTGGGAACTATAAATCCACATGGATCGAAATAAGATGCAACGCTTTTCAGAATACCTCTTTTGGTATTAGCATTGTTCATAATTTTGTTGGTCCTCAAGTGTAATGTATCATCTTTTATGTGCCAGTCTAGACCCAATACTTTTACTATCTCTTCTGGACAACAATCAGGTATTTGTTGCATGAAATCCGTTGAATTAGAACTCCATTGTCTCAAGTTCATTGAGATTTCTTGGAATGCCTCCTTTGAGTTTCTATATAACTCTTCGACTTCCTTTGCAGTGTTGGCTCCAGTCACAACGTTGTCTACATAAATGTCATTTGCTAATTttctaacacttttatttttggCGTTCATCAGATGATGTTTGATTGtagcatttaaaataaatgggCTTGATATTATTCCAAATGGAACGCGAGTGAATCTAAGGTAAAGAAGATTATCTTTTGTTACTggttttttggtatcttttaaCCATAGAAATCTTGTGACATCTCTGTCCTGTTCTTTAAGTCCAATTTGTAGAAATGCCTTTTCAACATCAGCTGTTATTCCAACCTTAtaacatctaaatttaattagTAATCCTGTTAAATCTTCTAATAATAGTGGTCCACAATAAAGATATTGATTTAAACTCTTGTTATCTTTGGTCTTTGCTGAAGCGTCGTATACGATTCTCAAAGGTTTTCCCGGTGTCAACACTCCATGAAATGGTATGTAATGTATTGGATGATCCTTTTCCTCTGTGTTTGGGACTTCTTCAATGATTTCATTTTCCAGTTGTTCTCTTAATGTTTCATCATATATTGTTAGAGTTTCAGAGTCTGATCTTTTAACTAAACTTACTAGACGTCCGAACGCTAATCCAAAGTTAGATGGTAAGTCTGTTGGATAGTCGTTCCATGGCCAACTAATATAATATCTGTTATCTCTGTACTCAGTTGTTTCATTGAAGTGTTTGATAGCTTCTTCATCGCGACTTAATTTTGGTGAATCGGTGATTCCAATCGACTCCAGATCCCACAAACGTTTTAAGTCTCCATTGTCTAATGGTGGATCTGGTTGATTCAGTCTGACTTCACATGAAGATTGACAATATGTCAATACTGACAGTTGTTCAACTGTGTTGTTATTCTCTGAAGTTTTGCCCGACAGCATCCATCCGAATTCCGATTCAATGAGGTATAAGTCTTCTGCAATACGAACCTTCTTCGTTGACATAATCGTGTAATAATAATCATTCCCTAGTAAAATGTCTACTCTGTCTGACAATGTACCATTATCTGCTAAGATGTAATTTTCCTTGATCTTGCAGTCAAGTAAGTCCTTTTCTGGATGTGGAACTCCCTGAGATATTGAAGGTACCACGTTGGCACATACAGTCCTAATCGCTTTACTCTGTGTAACTAACCTTACTTTAACTAATGGACTTTCTATTTCCTTGGGCTTCTGTGCTCCAAACGTAAATATTGAAAGATTATTTTGCTCTTCAACTGGAAGATTCAAATCCTTGGCAATCCTTTCAGTGATATAGCTCCTTTGACTACCACAATCCATTAGAATTCGACATAGTTTTGTATTATTACCATATCCTCGAACTTCAACCACCGCAGTCTGCAATAAAGTAGTTCCCTTTCTACTGGCGTGCATTACACTAGTGCTGGTTGATCCTTTCTGTTCCGGTTTTTCTTGAAATTTACTAGGACATAACGATTGATGATGAGACCCTTGTTTCTCACAAAATTCACATTTCCTTTTTACTGTGCATTTACGCATTATGTGTCCTggtttaaaacaaataaaacatctaccTCTCAATCTAGCTTTCCTTTCTTCAATGGTTCTTGCTTTGGTACAATCTTTATTGTTATGGTGTTCCCCACAGAAAATACATGACcatcttcttttcttttctttagtaAATTTGCTATAACCACTTCTTTCTGTTTCAAATTTTCTTTTAGTTGGGAAGGTTTTCTCTCTCTGATACCTATTGTTCACTTTAAGTTTAAAATTGTTCCAACGGCCTTTATTATGTTTGAATTCATTAGTATTATTCATCTTAGAAGAATGTCCTTTGTTTTGAAGAACAGTTTCCTTTACATGTAAAGTTTCCACAGTGTATTGTGGCGCTCCTTCCATGGTACTTTCCTGAGTTATCATTCGTGCTTCCTCTTTAACTGAGATCACTCTTGAAAGTTGTGTCAATATGTCTTCGACTGACTCTGTCCGGTCAGAGTCCAatcttattttcatttcatagatAATCTCAGTT comes from Maniola jurtina chromosome 17, ilManJurt1.1, whole genome shotgun sequence and encodes:
- the LOC123874061 gene encoding uncharacterized protein LOC123874061 — protein: MEEILLNRLSTFVKEVKSLSDQALNLCQTLHENDENLESARIVRSKLKAILSRFTTELYNYFKICNDPNPDEISDLTNDQLRGEENLAELEARLAMKSEKSVMLPQQSDYSSYSKLPDLHLPEFSGNLLEWHQFWDQFTSNMNRRKLNDVDKLLYLKSSLKGDAARLIDGLETTNRNYQIAVNTLKARYGKENEIVYAHHNALKKIKRAEKMEDCKGTLDEIERHLRVLQSMGENTNSNQMRFLIMEKFPTEIIYEMKIRLDSDRTESVEDILTQLSRVISVKEEARMITQESTMEGAPQYTVETLHVKETVLQNKGHSSKMNNTNEFKHNKGRWNNFKLKVNNRYQREKTFPTKRKFETERSGYSKFTKEKKRRWSCIFCGEHHNNKDCTKARTIEERKARLRGRCFICFKPGHIMRKCTVKRKCEFCEKQGSHHQSLCPSKFQEKPEQKGSTSTSVMHASRKGTTLLQTAVVEVRGYGNNTKLCRILMDCGSQRSYITERIAKDLNLPVEEQNNLSIFTFGAQKPKEIESPLVKVRLVTQSKAIRTVCANVVPSISQGVPHPEKDLLDCKIKENYILADNGTLSDRVDILLGNDYYYTIMSTKKVRIAEDLYLIESEFGWMLSGKTSENNNTVEQLSVLTYCQSSCEVRLNQPDPPLDNGDLKRLWDLESIGITDSPKLSRDEEAIKHFNETTEYRDNRYYISWPWNDYPTDLPSNFGLAFGRLVSLVKRSDSETLTIYDETLREQLENEIIEEVPNTEEKDHPIHYIPFHGVLTPGKPLRIVYDASAKTKDNKSLNQYLYCGPLLLEDLTGLLIKFRCYKVGITADVEKAFLQIGLKEQDRDVTRFLWLKDTKKPVTKDNLLYLRFTRVPFGIISSPFILNATIKHHLMNAKNKSVRKLANDIYVDNVVTGANTAKEVEELYRNSKEAFQEISMNLRQWSSNSTDFMQQIPDCCPEEIVKVLGLDWHIKDDTLHLRTNKIMNNANTKRGILKSVASYFDPCGFIVPTLLAAKILLQDLWKMKIKWDSPLPKDIVEKWKDIKEDLEGVKEINLARCYMKNPQCNDFEIHCFTDSSTRAYAAVVYIVGNDQKSFVIGKSRLVPIKDQENLKIPRLELLGVLIGSRLIQYVLKFIDFNITKQILWTDSQIVIDWINSTKLLTPFVARRINEIKQNKNLIVKYVPSELNPADVATRSTSAKEDQEKWLNGPNFLLEKPDSWSGKFNIDTFLVGEGLTKTSDTQSCSQTEVEGQMNTNEVQEQVPEVIELEDSIDDNIQDNTSKEQEVETECLDNSINEIKKIQAEYFKEEVNGKETSLSRNLGVFKDIDGILRCKGRLQYAEWSFDKRYPILIPKGCDFTDKIIRKTHEENYHVGVNHTLSLIRQKYWIPQGKREVRKKLEKCPRCVKHGGGPFKAPPIPALPHERLEQYT